In Notamacropus eugenii isolate mMacEug1 chromosome 1, mMacEug1.pri_v2, whole genome shotgun sequence, one genomic interval encodes:
- the LOC140533672 gene encoding uncharacterized protein — translation MGTLGRSLLLLCVAMTIATLSAHRTKRLSNQEALSLLLATYNRESNDNFIYGLLQAKPFPHQGDRQIRSFTIQETKCLKSENQNPDQCEFKEGGLVRDCSGEISSERHSPVVLISCDTVVAQEAQAQEVSDADPLPVHLRGGRGGRGGGRGPRGPRGPRGPPNGRRRRGRRELEREPIDIFPVRQSLPLEEPTRRFPFPGGPPVRPFPRPGPFPRPGPFFPRPRPFPRPRPQPFPPFRRPQPGPNQPGPNQPGPNQPGPNLPGPNLPGPNLPGPNLPGPNLPGPNQPGPNLPGPNQPGPNLPGPNLPGPNQPSPDQPDLDIP, via the exons ATGGGGACCCTGGGGAGAAGCCTTCTGCTGCTATGTGTGGCCATGACCATTGCAACACTTTCTGCTCATCGAACAAAGAGACTGAGCAACCAAGAGGCTTTATCCCTGTTACTAGCTACCTACAACAGAGAGTCCAACGATAATTTCATCTATGGGCTCCTTCAAGCCAAACCTTTCCCTCACCAG GGTGACAGACAGATCCGGAGTTTCACCATCCAGGAAACCAAGTGCCTGAAGTCAGAGAACCAGAACCCTGACCAGTGTGAATTCAAAGAAGGTGGG CTGGTGAGAGACTGCTCAGGAGAGATTTCCTCTGAGCGACATTCCCCGGTGGTTCTAATCTCTTGTGACACTGTGGTTGCACAG GAGGCTCAAGCCCAGGAAGTGTCAGATGCTGATCCATTACCGGTCCATCTCCGAGGCGGTCGCGGTGGTCGAGGTGGTGGCCGTGGTCCCCGTGGCCCCCGCGGCCCTCGAGGTCCTCCCAATGGAAGACGAAGGAGGGGGCGACGTGAGCTAGAGAGGGAACCAATAGATATCTTTCCAGTCAGACAAAGTCTTCCTTTAGAAGAGCCTACTAGGCGCTTCCCCTTCCCCGGTGGTCCGCCCGTCAGACCCTTCCCTCGTCCTGGCCCCTTCCCTCGTCCTGGACCCTTCTTCCCTCGTCCTAGACCCTTCCCCCGTCCACGTCCTCAGCCCTTCCCCCCCTTCCGCCGTCCTCAGCCTGGCCCCAATCAGCCTGGCCCCAATCAGCCTGGCCCCAATCAGCCTGGCCCCAATCTGCCTGGTCCCAATCTTCCAGGCCCCAATCTGCCTGGTCCCAATCTGCCTGGTCCCAATCTTCCAGGCCCCAATCAGCCTGGCCCCAATCTGCCTGGCCCCAATCAGCCTGGTCCCAATCTGCCTGGTCCCAATCTTCCAGGCCCCAATCAGCCTAGCCCCGATCAGCCTGACTTGGACATACCTTGA